A window of Thermosynechococcus sp. NK55a contains these coding sequences:
- a CDS encoding HAD family phosphatase: protein MPLTAVLFDFNGVILDDEAIHAALIDEILLQENLRPQRGEYDLFCLGRSDRACLDNLLSRRGRAVTPAYLDKLVAQKAAAYRTRLASIEPFPFFPGAIALLQKLHAAQLKIAIVTGAVRSDVDLALERGQLHSIVDCIISAESGERSKPYPDPYLRAVEALQALGSDLTAADCLAIEDTLVGIQSAREAGVKVLGVAHTYPFHMLQRRCHWVLDRLDQFDLAEIAPVFERRVASTPS, encoded by the coding sequence ATGCCCCTGACGGCGGTTTTGTTTGACTTCAATGGTGTGATTCTCGATGATGAGGCCATTCATGCTGCCCTCATTGATGAGATCCTCTTGCAAGAGAACCTGCGGCCACAGCGGGGGGAGTACGACCTTTTTTGCTTGGGACGGAGCGATCGCGCCTGTTTGGATAACCTCCTCAGCCGCCGTGGACGGGCAGTGACCCCGGCCTATTTGGATAAACTGGTGGCTCAAAAGGCAGCCGCCTACCGTACCCGCTTGGCTAGTATCGAACCGTTTCCCTTTTTTCCGGGGGCGATCGCCCTACTGCAGAAACTCCATGCTGCGCAATTGAAAATCGCCATTGTCACCGGTGCTGTGCGATCCGATGTGGACTTAGCCCTTGAGCGTGGCCAGCTCCACTCGATTGTGGACTGCATTATCAGTGCCGAAAGCGGGGAGCGCAGCAAACCTTATCCTGACCCCTATCTACGTGCCGTTGAGGCCTTGCAAGCCCTAGGGAGTGATCTCACAGCCGCTGATTGTCTGGCGATCGAGGACACCTTGGTGGGGATTCAATCCGCCCGCGAAGCTGGTGTCAAAGTCTTGGGGGTAGCCCACACCTATCCCTTCCATATGCTTCAGCGTCGCTGTCATTGGGTACTTGATCGCCTGGATCAGTTTGACCTTGCGGAAATTGCCCCAGTGTTTGAGCGCAGGGTGGCCTCCACCCCCTCCTAG